In Topomyia yanbarensis strain Yona2022 chromosome 2, ASM3024719v1, whole genome shotgun sequence, one DNA window encodes the following:
- the LOC131680217 gene encoding ankyrin repeat and SAM domain-containing protein 6-like, whose amino-acid sequence MFKTHAPSTVPQRSPKIFKYSPESLAAVDISFESYKQAKYSNTRKRSFSPIINAQNMRSPDISPIAMNKTFRVSPRMNTPRVKSTGAAYPMCKLPSVMNTRERRKTMFVMTTPLVKRELEHRISVTNILKDMNLSKYIGIFNREEIDFEVFLTLSEKDLHDIGIDCQKDIEQILGKVSQYNAFV is encoded by the exons atgtttaaaactcATG CGCCAAGCACTGTTCCGCAGCGTTCACCGAAAATCTTCAAGTACTCCCCGGAATCACTAGCCGCTGTAGATATTTCATTCGAATCGTATAAGCAGGCAAAGTACTCGAATACGCGAAAAAGAAGCTTTTCGCCGATCATCAACGCACAAAATATGCGATCGCCGGACATTTCCCCAATTGCGATGAACAAGACCTTTCGAGTATCGCCACGAATGAACACACCGAGAGTCAAATCGACGGGAGCGGCGTATCCAATGTGTAAACT CCCTTCAGTCATGAACACACGGGAGAGGCGTAAGACGATGTTCGTGATGACGACACCATTGGTAAAGCGTGAACTTGAACATCGAATCTCCGTAACCAACATCCTGAAAGATATGAACCTCTCCAAGTATATTGGCATCTTTAACAGGGAAGAAATCGATTTTGAAGTTTTTCTAACACTTTCGGAAAAGGATTTGCATGACATAGGAATAGATTGCCAGAAGGACATCGAGCAAATTCTAGGAAAAGTATCCCAGTACAATGCCTTTGTCTGA